The following coding sequences are from one Tubulanus polymorphus chromosome 12, tnTubPoly1.2, whole genome shotgun sequence window:
- the LOC141914178 gene encoding galanin-like G-protein coupled receptor npr-9: MNGTTLTRVPWAYAYWNYLPVSLNSVPWQATTFVVCLSAIIPLGLVGNVITFAVMTFSKMRRHPYCVYLAALAVSDFLNVVARLIFYINLVTVRITGSREIPIPTATGPWTCALTSYLYYTTTFLSTWIVVVISTDRFFALRFPLLYRRLGTRRLAVRITIATAVVTVVVSSYLLVPGVANIYVQPTGACLWSTRTDRAHVIFTTVVISHGPLSVVIFTNAAVAWSLREKKLFANGGAASGGGTGDLDRNRKLAVRRVTNLMLTVSITYIFCSTPGAILATIYTVKPDIPYVATAWEMFLLLWDVNYSVNIVFYLVTSREFREVCCSGCVWCRARASSNRRMVVGKQTSYNTSEEEMAVGGAGAVSGDTGLTVGGAGDYSNRYRTGQSDENRY; the protein is encoded by the coding sequence ATGAACGGAACGACCCTGACTCGGGTACCATGGGCTTACGCCTATTGGAATTACCTGCCCGTGTCTCTGAATAGCGTACCCTGGCAAGCGACTACCTTCGTCGTCTGTCTGTCCGCCATCATACCGCTAGGACTCGTGGGGAACGTCATCACTTTCGCGGTGATGACGTTCTCTAAGATGCGACGTCACCCGTATTGTGTTTACCTAGCGGCGCTGGCCGTTTCCGACTTCCTGAACGTCGTCGCGCGTTTAATATTCTACATCAACCTTGTCACAGTCCGGATCACCGGTAGCCGCGAAATACCCATACCCACAGCCACCGGACCGTGGACGTGCGCGTTGACCAGTTACCTCTACTACACCACTACGTTTCTAAGCACGTGGATCGTCGTCGTCATATCGACCGATCGATTTTTCGCCCTTCGCTTTCCGTTGCTATACCGACGGCTTGGTACGCGACGTCTGGCCGTACGGATAACCATAGCAACGGCCGTAGTAACGGTCGTGGTGTCGTCGTATTTGCTGGTACCAGGTGTCGCTAATATCTACGTTCAACCAACCGGAGCGTGTTTATGGTCAACCCGCACCGATCGAGCCCACGTGATCTTCACCACAGTCGTTATCAGTCATGGCCCTCTATCGGTAGTTATATTCACTAATGCGGCGGTCGCCTGGTCGCTCAgagagaaaaaacttttcgcCAACGGTGGCGCTGCTAGCGGCGGTGGTACCGGCGATCTAGACCGGAACCGGAAATTGGCCGTGCGCCGTGTGACGAATCTAATGTTAACCGTATCGATCACGTATATCTTCTGTTCGACTCCTGGCGCCATCTTGGCAACAATATACACCGTTAAACCGGATATCCCGTACGTAGCAACCGCTTGGGAAATGTTTCTATTGTTGTGGGATGTAAACTACTCGGTGAATATCGTCTTCTATCTGGTGACGTCACGGGAATTCCGCGAGGTCTGTTGCAGCGGCTGTGTGTGGTGCCGCGCACGCGCGAGTTCCAATCGTCGGATGGTGGTCGGTAAACAGACGTCGTATAATACATCGGAGGAAGAAATGGCGGTAGGTGGCGCCGGTGCGGTGAGTGGGGACACCGGCCTGACGGTAGGTGGCGCCGGTGATTACAGTAACAGATACCGCACCGGTCAAAGCGATGAGAATAGATACTGA